In Diaphorobacter ruginosibacter, the genomic stretch AGAATGAAGGCATGAATATTTCCCCACGCCAGCTGCGCATGTTCCTCGCGCTCGCCGAGTCGCTCAACTTCAGCAAGACCGCCGAGCAGCTGTTCATCACCCAGCCCTCGCTGAGCAAGGCGATCCGGGACCTGGAGGAGTCGCTGGCCGTCACGCTGTTCGAGCGCACAACGCGCAGCGTACAGCTTACGGAAAGCGGCCGGCAGCTGGCGGCCCTCGCGCGGACCGTGGTCGGGGAATACGATGCGGGCCTCAGGCACATGCGCAACGCCGCCGAACGCGAGGCCCAGCAACTACGCATCGCCTCGCTGCCGTCGCTCGCCAACGTGATGCTGCCGCAGGTCTGCGCGCGCCTGGAGGCTAGGCACAAGGCGCCGCGCATCACGATCCACGATTGCACCAACAACGCGTGCATCGAGCGTGTGATGAACTACCAGGTGGATTTCGCGCTGGCATCCGTCGCGCCATCGCATCCCGAACTCAGGTATGAGGAGGTACTGCGCGACCGGTTCGTGCTGCTGTCCTGCGGCGCCTGGCGCCGGCGTGTCGCCGACGAGGTCATGCTCGAGGACCTGCTGAAGCTGCCGGTGATCAGCATGACGGACGCGAGCACCGCCATGCGCTACATCAGCGCCGCGCTGCTGCAGCGTGGCGTGGAATTCCGCCCGAAGATGCAGCTCGACCAGGTGGGCACGATCGCCGGCTTCCTGAAGCAGGGGCTCGGCGTCGCGGTGCTGCCCTACCTGGGCATGATGCCCATGGTGCATCTCGGGGGCATGAAGATCTCGGCCATCGCCGACGGACCGCTGCGGTCAGTGGGCGTGGTCAGCCGCCGCCAGGGCTCGGCCTCATCGATCGCGGAGGCCGCGATGCGAGAGATTCGCCAGGTCGCCAGCGAACTCATGGAAGCGCACACCCATTGGCTGCTGCCTGCACACAGCTAGGGAAGCTCTGCACGCATCCCCTCGATGCATGCCGGCGCGGACTCGGGCAGAGCGTCCCATCCC encodes the following:
- a CDS encoding LysR family transcriptional regulator, giving the protein MNISPRQLRMFLALAESLNFSKTAEQLFITQPSLSKAIRDLEESLAVTLFERTTRSVQLTESGRQLAALARTVVGEYDAGLRHMRNAAEREAQQLRIASLPSLANVMLPQVCARLEARHKAPRITIHDCTNNACIERVMNYQVDFALASVAPSHPELRYEEVLRDRFVLLSCGAWRRRVADEVMLEDLLKLPVISMTDASTAMRYISAALLQRGVEFRPKMQLDQVGTIAGFLKQGLGVAVLPYLGMMPMVHLGGMKISAIADGPLRSVGVVSRRQGSASSIAEAAMREIRQVASELMEAHTHWLLPAHS